The genomic window CCATGGTGGGAGGCATGCTGCCGCTCTTCCTGGCCATCGGCGCCGGCGCCCAGATGCGCGCCCCCATGGCCCGCGCCGTGGTCGGCGGCATCATCACCTCCACGATGCTCACCCTCATCGTGATCCCGGTGTTCTTCGACCTTCTGGACGCGTTCACGTGGAAGAAGGCCTGGGGCAAACTCAGGGACCGCCTCCCGCGGTAGGACGGAGAAAGGGCCCGGTTCGCCGGGCCCTTCCTCTTCAGGGAATGGATCAGGCTTCGATGCGCGTCCCCAGCACCTTCAGGAACTTCGCGATCCAGTCCGGATGGGCGGGCCACGCGGGGGCGGTGACGAGGTTGCCGTCCACGTGGGCCTTGTCCACGGGGATGTCCACGAAGACCCCGCGGGCCTCGGTCACTTCGGGGCCCACGGCGGGGTACGCCGAGCAGGGCCGGCCTTCCAGGACGCCGGCCGCGGCGAGAATCTGGGGCCCGTGGCAGATGGCGGCGATGGGCTTGCCGGCCTTGGCCATGGCCCGCACCAGGTCCAGGACCTTGGGATTCAGGCGCAGATACTCGGGGGCGCGGCCGCCGGGGATGACCAGGGCGTCGTAGTCCTCGGCCCGGGTCTCGGCGAAGGCGGCGTTCAGGGTGAAGCGGTGGCCGGGCTTCTCGGAGTAGGTCTGGTCCCCCTCGAAGTCGTGGATGGCGGTGCGCACGAAGTCGCCGGCCTTCTTGTCCGGGCACACGGCGTGGACGGTGTGGCCGACCATGAGGAGCATCTGGAAAGGGACCATCACTTCGTAGTCCTCGACGAAATCGCCGACGAGCATCAGGATCTTCTTCGCTGCCATGGGAGCCTCCGGGGTGGGGTGGGGGATAGCTGCCGAATTCTAGCTCCGCTTGGGTAAAATCCGCCATGAAAAAGGCCGGCTCCAGGGAGCCGGCCTCTGGGGTGCCAGGCCGCGCTAGGGCAGCACGGTGAAGGTGTCGGTGCTCGCGGCCGCGGTTCCGAAGGCCGTGAAGGTCACGACGCCCGTGGTGGCCCCGGCGGGAACGGTGGCCGTGATGGTGTTGGGGCCGACCACGATGAAGCTGGCGTTCGGACCGCTGCCGAAGACCAGGGTGGA from Geothrix sp. 21YS21S-2 includes these protein-coding regions:
- a CDS encoding DJ-1/PfpI family protein, yielding MAAKKILMLVGDFVEDYEVMVPFQMLLMVGHTVHAVCPDKKAGDFVRTAIHDFEGDQTYSEKPGHRFTLNAAFAETRAEDYDALVIPGGRAPEYLRLNPKVLDLVRAMAKAGKPIAAICHGPQILAAAGVLEGRPCSAYPAVGPEVTEARGVFVDIPVDKAHVDGNLVTAPAWPAHPDWIAKFLKVLGTRIEA